The following are from one region of the Lentimicrobiaceae bacterium genome:
- a CDS encoding phage holin family protein, which produces MRFILRMFISTCSVIITSYILPGVELESFFSAFSTALLIAFLNTIVKPLLIIFTIPVTLLTFGFFLLVINATIIMMASNLLNGFYVENFWYALIFSIILSAVNTVLSSMVASDSQPKA; this is translated from the coding sequence ATGCGATTTATCCTGCGAATGTTTATCTCAACATGTTCAGTTATTATTACGTCATACATACTTCCAGGGGTTGAACTTGAATCATTTTTTTCAGCATTTTCAACTGCTTTGCTTATAGCTTTCTTAAACACAATAGTAAAGCCCTTACTTATCATATTTACCATACCCGTTACATTGCTTACGTTTGGATTCTTTCTGCTGGTTATCAACGCAACAATCATCATGATGGCATCCAATCTGCTTAATGGCTTTTATGTAGAAAACTTCTGGTATGCATTAATTTTTAGCATTATTCTTTCTGCAGTCAATACTGTATTAAGTTCAATGGTAGCATCAGATTCTCAGCCAAAAGCATAA
- a CDS encoding RNA pseudouridine synthase, with product MPEILFEDNHILIVNKRPGDIVQGDKTGDIPLTETLKAYIKNKYNKPGEVFLGLVHRLDRPVSGAVIFARTSKALTRLTQMVKEREISKTYWAIVDKRPEREEGILIHFLKKNEQQNKSYKVKEGTSGAKRAELHYKLIGSGKTYFLLEVNLITGRHHQIRAQLSAIGCHIKGDLKYGAARSNEDGSISLHARRLEFIHPVTKQSTIITAPVPDKPEWLYFNL from the coding sequence ATGCCCGAAATATTGTTTGAAGACAACCACATTCTGATTGTAAACAAGAGGCCCGGAGATATTGTGCAAGGCGATAAAACGGGAGACATCCCTCTCACTGAAACATTAAAGGCATATATTAAGAACAAATACAATAAGCCGGGCGAGGTCTTTCTGGGATTGGTTCACCGACTCGATCGCCCTGTGAGTGGAGCTGTTATTTTTGCCAGAACATCAAAGGCACTTACCCGCCTCACGCAAATGGTTAAAGAACGTGAGATTAGCAAAACATACTGGGCAATAGTTGACAAAAGACCCGAAAGGGAAGAAGGAATTCTGATTCATTTTTTAAAAAAAAACGAGCAACAGAACAAGTCCTATAAAGTTAAAGAAGGGACATCAGGTGCAAAAAGGGCTGAATTACATTACAAACTGATTGGCTCAGGAAAAACTTACTTTTTGCTTGAAGTAAATCTGATAACCGGACGCCATCATCAAATCAGGGCTCAGCTCTCGGCCATAGGATGCCATATAAAAGGTGACCTCAAATATGGCGCGGCCCGATCAAACGAGGATGGCTCTATCAGTTTACACGCCCGAAGGCTGGAATTTATCCATCCGGTTACAAAACAAAGTACAATTATAACAGCTCCTGTTCCTGACAAACCTGAATGGCTGTATTTCAATCTGTAA
- a CDS encoding pyridoxamine 5'-phosphate oxidase family protein: protein MKSRMITLISAIEEIIQSCEVCNVGMVDQDNLPYTLPFNFGYKNNTVYLHSAPAGKKIEILKANPNVCITFSNSHELYKQSENVACSYGMRYKSVLIRGRVEFVEDYDEKISILNLIMKQYTQRDDFSYSEPSVKNVTVMKIEATKIEAKAFGY from the coding sequence ATGAAAAGTAGAATGATCACCCTGATTTCAGCCATTGAAGAAATCATACAATCCTGTGAAGTATGCAATGTTGGCATGGTTGACCAGGATAACCTGCCCTACACACTGCCATTTAACTTTGGTTATAAAAACAACACTGTTTATCTGCATTCTGCACCTGCAGGTAAGAAGATTGAAATTTTAAAAGCCAATCCCAACGTGTGCATTACCTTCAGCAACTCGCACGAACTTTACAAGCAATCAGAAAATGTAGCCTGCAGTTATGGCATGCGGTACAAAAGTGTACTGATAAGAGGAAGGGTTGAATTTGTGGAAGACTATGATGAAAAAATCAGCATTCTGAACCTGATTATGAAGCAATACACGCAACGCGACGACTTTTCATACAGCGAACCGTCAGTGAAGAATGTTACTGTAATGAAAATAGAGGCCACAAAGATTGAAGCTAAAGCTTTCGGCTACTAG